One Burkholderia pyrrocinia DNA segment encodes these proteins:
- the aepX gene encoding phosphoenolpyruvate mutase: MNAREPNFTESRSARLRRMLVSSDLEFLMEAHNGLSARIVREAGFKGIWASGLAISAQFGVRDNNEASWTQVVDVLEFMADASDLPILLDGDTGYGNFNNVRRLVKKLEQRGIAGVCIEDKQFPKTNSFIDGERQPLAEIDEFCGKIKAGKDSQTDPDFSIVARVEALIAGWGMDEALRRANAYAEAGADAILIHSKLSRPDEILQFAREWSGKAPLVIVPTKYYSTPTDVFRQAGISTVIWANHLIRASASAMQAVAREIHENETLINVEDRVASVNEIFRLQDADEYSAAERIYLSSSSRASNAAVVLAASRGKGLEAVTEDKPKVMLPVAGKPLLRWLVDGFKKQGVNDITVVGGYRADAIDTSGIKLVVNERHAQTGELASLACAAERLTGDTVISYGDLLFRSYILRDLAESEAEFSVVVDSSLTQPSNQSVRDFAVCSAADDRGLFGQKTTLQRVSSDATEGTTHGRWIGLLNVRGAGVDRLKAMLATLQARDDFDTLDLPTLLNELIAAGEKIEVQYVHGHWRGVNDLEDFRRAGDFAHGQTPLSEPGAGNGGAQ; this comes from the coding sequence ATGAACGCACGCGAACCCAACTTCACCGAATCGCGCAGCGCACGCCTGCGCCGCATGCTCGTCAGCAGCGACCTCGAATTCCTGATGGAAGCGCACAACGGCCTGTCCGCGCGGATCGTCCGCGAGGCCGGCTTCAAGGGGATCTGGGCTTCGGGCCTCGCGATCTCCGCGCAGTTCGGCGTGCGCGACAACAACGAGGCCAGCTGGACCCAGGTCGTCGACGTGCTCGAATTCATGGCCGACGCAAGCGACCTGCCGATCCTGCTCGACGGCGACACCGGCTACGGCAACTTCAACAACGTGCGCCGCCTCGTGAAGAAGCTCGAACAGCGCGGCATCGCCGGCGTCTGCATCGAGGACAAGCAGTTCCCGAAGACGAACAGCTTCATCGACGGCGAGCGCCAGCCGCTCGCCGAGATCGACGAGTTCTGCGGCAAGATCAAGGCCGGCAAGGATTCGCAGACCGATCCCGACTTCTCGATCGTCGCGCGCGTCGAGGCGCTGATCGCGGGCTGGGGGATGGACGAGGCGCTGCGCCGCGCGAACGCGTACGCGGAAGCCGGCGCCGACGCGATCCTGATCCACAGCAAGCTGTCGCGCCCGGACGAAATCCTGCAGTTCGCACGCGAATGGAGCGGCAAGGCGCCGCTCGTGATCGTGCCGACCAAGTACTACAGCACGCCGACCGACGTGTTCCGCCAGGCCGGCATCAGCACCGTGATCTGGGCGAACCACCTGATCCGCGCGTCCGCGTCGGCAATGCAGGCCGTCGCGCGCGAGATCCACGAGAACGAAACGCTGATCAACGTCGAAGACCGCGTCGCGTCGGTCAACGAGATCTTCCGCCTGCAGGACGCCGACGAATACTCGGCGGCCGAGCGCATCTACCTGTCGTCGTCGTCGCGCGCGTCGAACGCGGCGGTCGTGCTCGCCGCGAGCCGCGGCAAGGGGCTCGAAGCCGTCACCGAAGACAAGCCCAAGGTCATGCTGCCGGTCGCCGGCAAGCCGCTGCTGCGCTGGCTCGTCGACGGCTTCAAGAAGCAAGGCGTGAACGACATCACCGTGGTCGGCGGCTATCGCGCCGACGCGATCGACACGTCGGGCATCAAGCTCGTCGTCAACGAGCGCCATGCGCAGACGGGCGAGCTCGCGTCGCTCGCGTGCGCGGCGGAGCGCCTGACGGGCGACACCGTGATCTCGTACGGCGACCTGCTGTTCCGCAGCTACATCCTGCGCGACCTCGCCGAGAGCGAGGCCGAGTTCAGCGTCGTCGTCGATTCGTCGCTGACGCAGCCGTCGAACCAGAGCGTGCGCGACTTCGCGGTCTGCTCGGCCGCCGACGACCGCGGCCTGTTCGGCCAGAAGACCACGCTGCAGCGCGTGTCGAGCGACGCCACCGAAGGCACGACGCACGGCCGCTGGATCGGCCTGCTGAACGTGCGCGGCGCCGGCGTCGATCGCCTGAAGGCGATGCTCGCGACGCTGCAGGCGCGCGACGATTTCGACACGCTCGACCTCCCCACGCTCCTCAACGAACTGATCGCCGCCGGCGAGAAGATCGAAGTGCAGTACGTGCACGGCCACTGGCGCGGCGTCAACGATCTCGAAGACTTCCGCCGCGCGGGCGACTTCGCGCACGGCCAGACGCCGCTGTCCGAGCCGGGCGCCGGCAACGGGGGCGCGCAATGA
- a CDS encoding acyltransferase family protein has protein sequence MNHRVTQLTGLRAVAVSMVVVGHAEHVLPGGYTGWYTPLRLIADGRLGVLIFFVLSGFLITNVLRAEFARTGGIALTSFYVRRALRIWPACYVYLAAVAIVAFAGWFDVDRRQWLYAALHLWNYSAWFGLTGDNALHPDGAWYLGHFWSLALEEQFYWFWPLLFVYGTRRGGTRWLAALILIVPLVRAVTYFVAPALRGQLAMMLHTGVDSILIGCYASLNRERLEAWIRSWRGETQIVTAIVFIVLLGMPLAEHRLGGFWNATYGVTLEAALIAIVIVVLNFRGEFWCARWLRARPVVFIGTISFSLYLWQQPFANPALPVAHAFPLGIMWALLAATASYFLVEKPFLRLKDRYTAREARRVRDDALLRPVAGDAIGPKVVE, from the coding sequence ATGAACCATCGCGTCACGCAGTTGACCGGGTTGCGCGCCGTCGCGGTGTCGATGGTCGTCGTCGGCCATGCCGAACATGTGCTGCCGGGCGGCTACACGGGCTGGTACACGCCGTTGCGGCTGATCGCCGACGGCCGGCTCGGCGTGCTGATCTTCTTCGTCCTCAGCGGTTTCCTGATCACCAACGTGCTGCGCGCCGAGTTCGCGCGCACGGGCGGCATCGCGCTGACGTCGTTCTACGTGCGCCGCGCGCTGCGGATCTGGCCGGCCTGCTACGTCTATCTCGCGGCCGTCGCGATCGTGGCCTTCGCCGGCTGGTTCGACGTCGATCGCCGGCAGTGGCTGTATGCGGCGCTGCACCTGTGGAACTATTCGGCGTGGTTCGGGTTGACCGGCGACAACGCGCTGCATCCGGACGGCGCGTGGTATCTCGGCCATTTCTGGTCGCTCGCGCTCGAGGAGCAGTTCTACTGGTTCTGGCCGCTGCTGTTCGTGTATGGCACCCGCCGCGGCGGCACGCGCTGGCTGGCCGCGTTGATCCTGATCGTGCCGCTGGTGCGCGCCGTCACGTATTTCGTTGCGCCGGCGCTGCGCGGGCAGCTTGCGATGATGCTCCACACGGGCGTCGATTCGATCCTGATCGGCTGCTATGCGTCGCTCAACCGCGAACGGCTCGAAGCGTGGATCCGCTCGTGGCGCGGCGAGACGCAGATCGTGACGGCGATTGTCTTTATCGTGCTGCTCGGCATGCCGCTCGCCGAACATCGGCTCGGCGGCTTCTGGAACGCGACGTACGGCGTGACGCTCGAAGCCGCGCTGATCGCGATCGTGATCGTCGTGCTGAATTTTCGCGGCGAGTTCTGGTGTGCGCGCTGGCTGCGCGCGAGGCCGGTCGTGTTCATCGGCACGATCTCGTTCAGCCTTTATCTGTGGCAGCAGCCGTTCGCGAACCCGGCCCTGCCGGTCGCGCATGCGTTTCCGCTCGGCATCATGTGGGCGTTGCTGGCCGCGACGGCCAGCTATTTCCTCGTCGAAAAACCGTTCCTGAGGCTGAAGGATCGGTATACGGCGCGCGAGGCGCGACGCGTGCGCGACGACGCGTTGCTGAGGCCGGTGGCGGGCGACGCGATCGGGCCGAAGGTGGTGGAGTAG
- a CDS encoding CDP-alcohol phosphatidyltransferase family protein, which translates to MDQRKTATRSEPPLPRTWDARLARSLVRPLVDTPVTPNHLTTLRLLIGLAGAWCLAHGGFGWSNAGAFLIVLSNFVDHTDGELARISGKSSKIGHFYDLAADAVVTIALFVSMGLGIVAQGGQMAASPVLLGAVAGAAVALIFFLRMRIESIAGKAGTKQAFAGGFETEDVLYLLPLVTLVDGVEPFLLAASIGAPLFAAWVVIDWWRVVRRGNLPQNPTEIQASK; encoded by the coding sequence ATGGACCAAAGAAAAACCGCCACACGCTCCGAGCCCCCCCTGCCTCGCACCTGGGATGCGCGGCTCGCGCGCTCGCTTGTCCGACCGCTTGTCGATACGCCGGTCACCCCGAATCACCTTACTACGCTTCGTCTGCTGATCGGCCTCGCCGGCGCCTGGTGCCTCGCGCACGGCGGTTTCGGCTGGAGCAACGCGGGCGCGTTCCTGATCGTGCTGTCGAATTTCGTCGACCACACCGACGGCGAGCTCGCGCGCATCAGCGGCAAGTCCAGCAAGATCGGTCATTTTTACGACCTCGCGGCCGATGCGGTGGTGACGATCGCACTGTTCGTCAGCATGGGCCTCGGCATCGTCGCCCAGGGCGGCCAGATGGCCGCGTCGCCGGTGCTGCTCGGCGCGGTGGCCGGCGCGGCCGTCGCGCTGATCTTCTTCCTGCGCATGCGGATCGAATCGATCGCCGGCAAGGCCGGTACCAAGCAGGCGTTCGCCGGCGGCTTCGAGACCGAAGACGTGCTGTATCTGCTGCCGCTCGTGACGCTCGTCGACGGCGTCGAACCGTTCCTGCTCGCGGCGTCGATCGGCGCCCCGCTGTTCGCCGCATGGGTCGTGATCGACTGGTGGCGCGTCGTCCGGCGCGGCAACCTCCCGCAGAATCCAACCGAAATCCAGGCTTCCAAATGA
- a CDS encoding HpnL family protein yields the protein MTRAGLILLSLGTALFIALLAWQGVGAVASTFLAAGWGLALVAAFHVVPLVIDAIAISVMFRRGQPGAELGNALRARWVGESVNSLLPAGQIGGPVLMVRHLAQRGTRMADAAAAVTVGTTMQALAQMAFALIGIAAFSLYATHESVAHLRTPALIATGVLGALAVLFYMAQRRGLFGRGLRLASKLLGPRDWSSLATRADAIDDAVGALYRDRAKVAKTFALSLVGWIVGTAEVWLALHFLGHPVSWLDALLLESVGQAIRGAAFAIPGSLGAQEGGYLLLAPLVGLPPDAALALSLAKRARELALGLPGLLYLHFSERNWQRRRAPQPLAD from the coding sequence ATGACACGCGCCGGCCTGATCCTGCTGTCCCTCGGGACGGCACTCTTCATCGCACTCCTTGCATGGCAGGGCGTCGGCGCGGTCGCGTCCACGTTCCTCGCGGCCGGCTGGGGCCTCGCGCTCGTCGCGGCGTTCCACGTCGTGCCGCTCGTGATCGACGCGATCGCGATCTCCGTGATGTTCCGCCGCGGCCAGCCGGGCGCCGAGCTCGGCAACGCGCTGCGCGCGCGCTGGGTCGGCGAATCGGTCAACAGCCTGCTGCCCGCCGGGCAGATCGGCGGCCCCGTGCTGATGGTGCGCCACCTCGCGCAGCGCGGCACGCGGATGGCCGACGCGGCGGCTGCCGTTACCGTCGGCACGACGATGCAGGCGCTCGCGCAGATGGCGTTCGCGCTGATCGGCATCGCCGCGTTCAGCCTTTATGCAACGCACGAGTCGGTCGCGCACCTGCGCACGCCCGCGCTGATCGCCACCGGTGTACTCGGCGCGCTCGCCGTGCTGTTCTACATGGCGCAGCGACGCGGGCTGTTCGGCCGCGGCCTGCGCCTCGCGTCGAAGCTGCTCGGCCCGCGCGACTGGTCGTCGCTCGCGACCCGTGCCGACGCGATCGACGACGCGGTCGGCGCGCTGTACCGCGATCGCGCGAAGGTCGCGAAAACCTTCGCATTGAGCCTCGTCGGCTGGATCGTCGGTACCGCGGAAGTGTGGCTCGCGCTGCACTTCCTCGGGCACCCGGTGAGCTGGCTCGACGCGCTGCTGCTCGAAAGCGTCGGCCAGGCGATCCGCGGCGCGGCCTTCGCGATCCCGGGCTCGCTCGGCGCGCAGGAAGGCGGCTACCTGCTGCTCGCCCCGCTGGTCGGACTGCCGCCCGACGCGGCGCTCGCGCTGTCGCTCGCGAAGCGCGCGCGCGAACTCGCGCTCGGCCTGCCCGGCCTGCTCTATCTGCATTTCAGTGAAAGAAACTGGCAGCGGCGCCGTGCGCCGCAGCCGCTCGCCGACTGA
- a CDS encoding YdeI/OmpD-associated family protein: MTEPRLTFLDQHEWENWLTQNGGTSTGIWLRLAKKGAGQPTLTYEQALESALCHGWIDGQKQTESEEYWLQRFTRRSAKSIWSRLNKDRAEALIAAGRMLPSGMREIEKAKEDGRWEAAYTSASNSVVPDDLQAALDANPKASAFFATLNGRNRYAILFRIQNAKKPATRVRKIDEFIGMLNRGETIYP, encoded by the coding sequence ATGACTGAGCCTCGTCTGACATTCCTTGACCAGCATGAATGGGAAAACTGGTTGACGCAAAACGGCGGTACCTCGACCGGGATATGGCTGCGCCTTGCCAAAAAGGGCGCCGGGCAGCCAACCTTGACTTACGAACAGGCGCTGGAAAGTGCCCTTTGTCATGGCTGGATAGACGGTCAAAAACAGACTGAAAGTGAAGAATACTGGCTGCAACGCTTCACTCGACGCTCCGCAAAAAGTATCTGGTCCAGGCTCAACAAAGACCGGGCCGAAGCGCTGATCGCCGCGGGCAGAATGCTTCCTTCGGGCATGCGAGAAATCGAGAAAGCCAAAGAGGATGGCCGCTGGGAGGCTGCCTATACGTCCGCCAGCAACTCGGTCGTGCCGGACGACCTGCAGGCCGCACTGGATGCCAATCCCAAGGCCAGCGCGTTCTTTGCGACGCTGAACGGCCGAAACCGCTACGCCATCCTGTTTCGGATACAGAATGCCAAAAAGCCCGCAACACGGGTGCGCAAGATCGACGAGTTCATCGGCATGCTGAATCGCGGCGAAACCATTTATCCCTAG
- a CDS encoding NTP transferase domain-containing protein, with the protein MRAIILAAGLGLRLQQPPEAQFPKCLLRFDDVSLLERHLRVLDAAGVDEIVLGLGFQAGKVEQELKRLGRQAEIVLNERYDLGSVLTVHTVADAMTRGGDVLLMDADVLYDENILHALVADPDKAVDRLLIDRDFEAGDEPVKLCVKNGVPVELRKQLAVDLDYDTIGESVGFFRFTEGTARRLATIVASYVDSGRANMPHEEAVRDLLLEGGHSFDVADVTGSPWIEIDFPNDVARATQEILPLIQRTTAGAAR; encoded by the coding sequence ATGCGAGCCATCATTCTTGCGGCAGGCCTCGGCTTGCGCCTGCAACAACCGCCCGAGGCACAGTTCCCGAAGTGCCTGCTGCGCTTCGACGACGTTTCGCTGCTCGAGCGCCATCTGCGCGTGCTCGACGCCGCGGGCGTCGACGAGATCGTGCTCGGGCTCGGCTTCCAGGCCGGGAAGGTCGAGCAGGAATTGAAGCGCCTCGGCCGCCAGGCCGAGATCGTGCTGAACGAGCGCTACGACCTCGGCAGCGTGCTGACCGTGCATACCGTCGCCGATGCGATGACGCGCGGCGGCGACGTGCTGCTGATGGACGCCGACGTGCTGTATGACGAGAACATCCTGCACGCGCTGGTGGCCGATCCCGACAAGGCGGTCGACCGCCTGCTGATCGATCGCGACTTCGAGGCCGGCGACGAACCCGTCAAGCTGTGCGTGAAGAACGGCGTGCCGGTCGAGCTGCGCAAGCAGCTCGCGGTCGACCTCGACTACGACACGATCGGCGAATCGGTCGGCTTCTTCCGCTTCACCGAAGGCACCGCGCGCCGCCTCGCGACGATCGTCGCGAGCTACGTCGACAGCGGCCGCGCGAACATGCCGCACGAGGAAGCCGTGCGCGACCTGCTGCTCGAAGGCGGCCATTCGTTCGACGTCGCCGACGTCACCGGCTCGCCGTGGATCGAGATCGACTTCCCGAACGATGTCGCACGCGCGACGCAAGAAATCCTCCCCCTGATTCAACGCACCACCGCAGGAGCCGCACGATGA
- the aepY gene encoding phosphonopyruvate decarboxylase, with amino-acid sequence MIEAARFVEAARERGFDWYAGVPCSYLTPFINYVLQDPTLHYVSAANEGDAVALIAGATLGGKRGIAMMQNSGLGNAVSPLTSLTWTFRLPQLLIVTWRGQPGVADEPQHALMGPITPAMLDTMEIPWETFPTDPEQVGPALDRAIAHMDATGRPYALVMQKGSVAPYELQANPAAQPRAHVAAQSSSRAVSADAWPTRHDALQRVIAHTPVDSTVVLASTGFCGRELYAIDDRPNQLYMVGSMGCVTPLALGLALARPDLRVVAVDGDGAALMRMGVFATLGTYGPANLTHVLLDNGAHESTGGQATVSRHVSFAGVAAACGYASAAEGDTLDVLDAALAASSDGAQFVRLAIRTGVPDGLPRPTVTPVEVKTRLMRHIGAAQTEAHAEGAH; translated from the coding sequence ATGATCGAAGCGGCCCGGTTCGTCGAGGCCGCGCGCGAACGCGGTTTCGACTGGTACGCGGGCGTGCCCTGCTCGTACCTGACGCCGTTCATCAACTACGTCCTGCAGGACCCGACGCTGCACTACGTGTCGGCCGCGAACGAAGGCGACGCGGTCGCGCTGATCGCGGGCGCGACGCTCGGCGGCAAGCGCGGGATCGCGATGATGCAGAACTCGGGGCTCGGCAACGCGGTGAGCCCGCTGACGTCGCTGACCTGGACGTTCCGCCTGCCGCAACTGCTGATCGTCACGTGGCGCGGCCAGCCGGGTGTCGCCGACGAGCCGCAGCACGCGCTGATGGGCCCGATCACGCCCGCGATGCTCGACACGATGGAGATTCCGTGGGAGACGTTCCCGACCGACCCCGAACAGGTCGGCCCGGCACTCGACCGCGCGATCGCGCACATGGACGCGACGGGCCGCCCGTACGCGCTCGTGATGCAGAAAGGCAGCGTCGCGCCGTATGAACTGCAGGCGAACCCGGCGGCGCAGCCGCGTGCGCATGTCGCCGCGCAATCGTCGTCGCGCGCCGTGTCGGCCGACGCGTGGCCGACCCGTCACGACGCGCTGCAACGCGTGATCGCGCACACACCGGTCGATTCGACCGTCGTGCTCGCGTCGACCGGTTTCTGCGGCCGCGAACTCTACGCAATCGACGATCGCCCGAACCAGTTGTACATGGTCGGCTCGATGGGTTGCGTGACGCCGCTCGCGCTCGGCCTCGCGCTCGCGCGCCCCGACCTGCGCGTGGTGGCCGTCGACGGCGACGGCGCCGCGCTGATGCGGATGGGCGTATTCGCGACGCTCGGCACCTACGGCCCGGCCAACCTCACGCACGTGCTGCTCGACAACGGCGCACACGAATCGACGGGCGGCCAGGCGACCGTGTCGCGGCACGTGTCGTTCGCGGGCGTCGCGGCCGCATGCGGCTACGCGTCGGCGGCCGAAGGCGACACGCTCGACGTGCTCGATGCCGCGCTTGCCGCGTCGAGCGATGGTGCGCAGTTCGTTCGTCTCGCGATCCGCACGGGCGTGCCCGACGGCCTGCCCCGCCCGACCGTCACGCCGGTCGAGGTCAAGACCCGTCTGATGCGGCACATCGGCGCCGCGCAGACCGAAGCCCACGCTGAAGGAGCCCATTGA
- a CDS encoding multidrug ABC transporter ATPase — MKIRRFLPLLALAATPTAHAADSQPCGDDTVTTIARWAGIASARIATRDADRLVVASACKVMPNAPGTTIAAVAFDSLPKSKNPDESDKLQVVALVEGGKVVAADRSIVQEDATTEIGESSYRIDTAPYRLSPEVRAFGVVFTSSARGPSCPDAYTENELTLWVRNGNRIRPVFGTNLNGWVAIAGTSCGPDTSDLRSESARMTIAVEKTSHNGFADLSITAHVTKMESDDDKHSDTGKRTVRTVVRYDDKSYGIDMYRNFWYSPAALKRFK; from the coding sequence ATGAAAATCCGTCGCTTTCTTCCTTTGCTGGCGCTTGCCGCCACGCCCACCGCTCACGCCGCCGACAGCCAGCCTTGCGGCGACGACACCGTCACGACCATCGCCCGCTGGGCCGGCATCGCAAGCGCACGCATCGCCACGCGCGACGCGGACCGGCTCGTCGTCGCGTCGGCGTGCAAGGTCATGCCGAATGCGCCGGGCACGACGATCGCGGCCGTCGCGTTCGATTCGCTTCCGAAGAGCAAGAACCCGGACGAAAGCGACAAGCTGCAGGTCGTCGCGCTCGTCGAGGGCGGCAAGGTCGTTGCGGCCGATCGGTCGATCGTCCAGGAAGACGCGACGACGGAAATCGGCGAGAGCAGCTATCGCATCGATACCGCGCCGTACCGGCTGTCGCCTGAGGTGCGCGCGTTCGGCGTCGTGTTCACGAGCAGCGCGCGCGGGCCGAGTTGCCCCGATGCCTACACCGAGAACGAACTGACACTGTGGGTGCGCAACGGCAACCGCATCCGCCCTGTATTCGGTACAAATCTCAATGGCTGGGTCGCTATCGCAGGCACCTCGTGTGGCCCCGATACCAGCGACCTGCGCAGCGAGTCTGCCCGCATGACGATTGCTGTCGAGAAGACATCGCACAACGGTTTTGCGGATCTGTCGATTACGGCGCACGTCACAAAGATGGAAAGCGACGACGACAAACACTCGGACACGGGAAAACGTACCGTGCGAACGGTCGTCCGCTACGACGACAAGTCGTACGGGATCGATATGTACCGAAACTTCTGGTATTCACCTGCCGCGCTGAAGCGCTTCAAGTGA
- the pip gene encoding prolyl aminopeptidase — protein MYPPIEPYAHGHLDTGDGHRIYWERCGNPAGKPAVFLHGGPGAGCSPDHRRLFDPERYDILLFDQRGCGRSTPHASLENNTTWHLVDDIERLREMVGAEQWLVFGGSWGSALSIAYAETHPERVSALVVRGIFTMRRAELLWYYQEGASWLFPDLWEAFLAPIPEAERGDLMTAYHRRLTGDDEAAKLEAARAWSIWEGRTITLLPDPALAAHFADGHYALAFARIENHYFVNRGFVEEGQLLRDAHRLAGIPGVIVQGRYDIATPARTAWDLSKAWPDATFEIVPGAGHAYNEPGILQALLAATDRFAA, from the coding sequence GTGTACCCACCGATCGAACCCTACGCCCACGGCCACCTCGACACCGGCGACGGCCATCGCATCTACTGGGAGCGCTGCGGCAACCCGGCCGGCAAGCCCGCCGTGTTCCTGCACGGCGGCCCCGGCGCGGGCTGCAGCCCCGACCATCGCCGCCTGTTCGATCCGGAGCGCTACGACATCCTGCTGTTCGACCAGCGCGGCTGCGGGCGCTCGACGCCGCATGCGAGCCTCGAGAACAACACGACGTGGCATCTGGTCGACGATATCGAACGCCTGCGCGAAATGGTCGGCGCCGAGCAATGGCTGGTATTCGGCGGCTCGTGGGGCAGCGCGCTGTCGATCGCGTATGCGGAAACGCACCCCGAGCGCGTGAGCGCGCTGGTCGTGCGCGGCATCTTCACGATGCGTCGTGCGGAATTGCTGTGGTACTACCAGGAAGGCGCATCGTGGCTGTTTCCCGACCTGTGGGAAGCCTTCCTCGCACCGATTCCGGAAGCGGAGCGCGGCGACCTGATGACCGCCTACCATCGCCGGCTGACCGGCGACGACGAAGCCGCGAAGCTCGAAGCCGCGCGCGCATGGAGCATCTGGGAAGGTCGCACGATCACGCTGCTGCCCGATCCCGCGCTCGCCGCGCACTTCGCGGACGGCCACTACGCACTCGCGTTCGCGCGGATCGAAAACCACTACTTCGTCAACCGAGGCTTCGTCGAAGAAGGCCAGTTGCTGCGCGACGCGCATCGCCTCGCCGGCATTCCGGGCGTGATCGTGCAAGGCCGCTACGACATCGCAACGCCCGCGCGCACCGCATGGGACCTGTCGAAGGCGTGGCCGGACGCGACGTTCGAGATCGTGCCCGGCGCCGGACACGCGTACAACGAGCCGGGGATCCTGCAGGCGCTGCTCGCGGCAACGGACCGGTTCGCCGCGTAA
- a CDS encoding HalD/BesD family halogenase, which translates to MTPSTRDDSVLSPARPAPARAAASDPDRTVADCVGHLDLDHLRGDYTRQGSFLYLDAFLPADAHAKLAAAARAMQAGLNRNYLPGHKQGGSVSRHTIDEQAPYIAELYRSKALIGFLEKVTGDKLMLSPDDDPHAYALYYYTKPGDHIGWHYDTSYYDGRRYTLLIGVIDESSCRLDYELHTRNPDVPDEPGSVQIADGGIVLFDGDKLRHRITPLGQNEMRVSLTFEYVTNPGMRPWKRFISNMKDAIAYFGFRQVFKQLATRRTIGS; encoded by the coding sequence ATGACTCCGAGCACGCGCGACGACTCCGTGCTGAGCCCGGCACGCCCCGCGCCTGCGCGCGCGGCCGCGTCCGACCCCGATCGCACGGTGGCCGACTGCGTCGGCCATCTCGACCTCGACCACCTGCGCGGCGACTACACGCGCCAGGGGTCGTTCCTGTATCTCGACGCGTTCCTGCCGGCCGACGCGCACGCGAAACTCGCGGCGGCCGCCCGCGCGATGCAGGCCGGCCTGAACCGCAATTACCTGCCCGGCCACAAGCAGGGCGGCAGCGTGAGTCGCCATACGATCGACGAGCAGGCGCCGTACATCGCCGAGCTGTATCGGTCGAAGGCGCTGATCGGCTTCCTCGAGAAGGTCACGGGCGACAAGCTGATGCTGTCGCCGGACGACGATCCGCACGCGTACGCGCTGTATTACTACACGAAGCCCGGCGATCACATCGGCTGGCACTACGACACGTCGTACTACGACGGCCGCCGCTACACGCTGCTGATCGGCGTGATCGACGAATCGTCGTGCCGGCTCGACTACGAGCTGCACACGCGCAACCCGGACGTGCCCGACGAACCGGGCTCCGTGCAGATCGCCGACGGCGGCATCGTGCTGTTCGACGGCGACAAGCTGCGCCACCGCATCACGCCGCTCGGCCAGAACGAGATGCGCGTGTCGCTGACTTTCGAATACGTGACGAACCCCGGCATGCGGCCGTGGAAGCGCTTCATCTCGAACATGAAGGACGCGATCGCGTATTTCGGTTTCCGCCAGGTGTTCAAGCAACTGGCCACGCGACGCACGATCGGGTCATGA
- a CDS encoding 2-aminoethylphosphonate aminotransferase, translated as MLLLNPGPVTLTERVRRSLLQPDLCHRESEFFDLQDEARARLVAAYELDPAEWAAVLMTGSGTAAVESMIAALVPQDGRLLVIENGVYGERIAQIATQYGIAHDVLKHEWMQAPDLAQIAARLDAGGYSHVAVIHHETTTGRLNDLGAIADVCRARGVKLLVDGVSSFGAEAIDFAGGDIDAVAATANKCLHGVPGAAFVIVRRSALAKAASRTYYLDLGRLAKLQDQRNTPFTPSVHAYYALVEALREFDEAGGWRARHAHYKALADQAQAGLAARGMPLVLPEGASSVVLRAYRLPQGVTYETLHDGLKARGFVIYAGQGGLSKELFRISTMGAIEAADVDRLLDGFTALTR; from the coding sequence ATGCTGCTGCTGAACCCCGGCCCGGTAACGCTCACCGAACGCGTGCGCCGCAGCCTGCTGCAACCCGACCTGTGCCATCGCGAAAGCGAATTCTTCGATCTGCAGGACGAAGCGCGCGCGCGCCTCGTCGCCGCATACGAGCTCGATCCGGCCGAATGGGCCGCCGTGCTGATGACCGGCTCGGGCACGGCCGCCGTCGAGAGCATGATCGCGGCGCTCGTGCCGCAGGACGGCAGGCTGCTCGTGATCGAGAACGGCGTGTACGGCGAGCGGATCGCGCAGATCGCGACGCAGTACGGGATCGCGCACGACGTGCTGAAGCATGAATGGATGCAGGCGCCCGATCTCGCGCAGATCGCCGCGCGCCTCGACGCGGGCGGCTACTCGCACGTCGCCGTGATCCATCACGAAACGACGACGGGCCGCCTGAACGATCTCGGCGCGATCGCCGACGTATGCCGCGCACGCGGCGTGAAGCTGCTCGTCGACGGCGTCAGCAGCTTCGGCGCGGAAGCGATCGACTTCGCCGGCGGCGACATCGACGCGGTTGCCGCGACCGCGAACAAGTGCCTGCACGGCGTGCCGGGCGCGGCGTTCGTGATCGTGCGCCGCAGCGCGCTCGCGAAGGCCGCGAGCCGCACGTACTACCTCGACCTCGGCCGTCTCGCGAAGCTGCAGGACCAGCGCAACACGCCGTTCACGCCGTCCGTGCACGCGTACTACGCGCTCGTCGAGGCGCTGCGCGAATTCGACGAAGCCGGCGGCTGGCGTGCGCGCCATGCGCATTACAAGGCGCTCGCCGACCAGGCACAAGCCGGCCTCGCCGCGCGCGGGATGCCGCTGGTGCTGCCGGAAGGCGCGTCGTCGGTCGTGCTGCGCGCGTACCGGCTGCCGCAGGGCGTCACGTACGAGACGCTGCACGACGGCCTGAAGGCACGCGGCTTCGTGATTTACGCGGGGCAAGGCGGGCTGTCGAAGGAACTGTTCCGCATCTCGACGATGGGCGCGATCGAAGCGGCCGACGTCGACCGGTTGCTGGATGGTTTTACTGCGCTGACGCGGTAA